One stretch of Narcine bancroftii isolate sNarBan1 chromosome 8, sNarBan1.hap1, whole genome shotgun sequence DNA includes these proteins:
- the btg4 gene encoding protein BTG4 isoform X1: MKEEIAATVVFITQLVKKNEKFSKKIMEKFGNKLTKILFEKYKNHWYWGNPHKGQAYRCIRLNKNQPLDPVLFQACVESNIEYSSLELPKELTIWVDPYEVWCRCGEKNQPFIVTKLEEQNSIMEIFKQISNAAERVTSDYFSGMSSDEEGCNKERNTICAMHNTNGNEESFTAALERQTIPIVSNPNSIYKLEGIPGVPQNIPTVINPKSIYQYDYHTHPSAGWPRFIRRKPFVEDCNGCYPAQKIYKMYSVSNMLMVPHVDRYHWVNTKR; encoded by the exons ATGAAAGAGGAAATTGCTGCCACAGTTGTTTTCATCACTCAACTAGTAAAGAAAAATGAGAAATTCAGCAAGAAGATAATGGAGAAATTTGGGAACAAATTGACAAAAATATTGTTTGAAAAATACAAGAATCACTGGTATTGGGGAAACCCACATAAAGGACAAGCCTACAG GTGCATCAGACTGAACAAGAATCAACCTCTGGATCCTGTCCTCTTTCAGGCTTGTGTAGAAAGCAATATTGAATATTCATCTTTAGAACTTCCAAAAGAACTCACTATTTGGGTGGACCCATATGAAGTGTGGTGTAG gtgtggagaaaagaaccAGCCATTCATTGTAACAAAGCTGGAGGAACAGAACTCTATTATGGAAATCTTCAAGCAGATCAGCAATGCTGCAGAGCGAGTTACCTCTGATTATTTCTCTGGTATGTCCTCTGATGAGGAAGGTTGTAACAAGGAAAGGAATACAATTTGTGCCATGCACAATACAAATGGAAACGAGGAAAGCTTCACTGCAGCATTAGAAAGACAGACCATACCAATTGTGAGCAATCCAAACAGTATATACAAGCTAGAAGGAATCCCTGGTGTGCCTCAAAACATCCCCACTGTGATTAATCCAAAGAGCATCTACCAG TATGACTATCACACACACCCCTCAGCTGGCTGGCCCAGATTCATTCGCAGGAAGCCATTTGTCGAAGATTGTAATGGCTGTTATCCTGCCCAGAAAATCTACAAAATGTACAGCGTTTCCAATATGTTAATGGTTCCCCACGTTGATCGGTATCACTGGGTGAATACTAAGCGATGA
- the btg4 gene encoding protein BTG4 isoform X2: MKEEIAATVVFITQLVKKNEKFSKKIMEKFGNKLTKILFEKYKNHWYWGNPHKGQAYRCGEKNQPFIVTKLEEQNSIMEIFKQISNAAERVTSDYFSGMSSDEEGCNKERNTICAMHNTNGNEESFTAALERQTIPIVSNPNSIYKLEGIPGVPQNIPTVINPKSIYQYDYHTHPSAGWPRFIRRKPFVEDCNGCYPAQKIYKMYSVSNMLMVPHVDRYHWVNTKR; encoded by the exons ATGAAAGAGGAAATTGCTGCCACAGTTGTTTTCATCACTCAACTAGTAAAGAAAAATGAGAAATTCAGCAAGAAGATAATGGAGAAATTTGGGAACAAATTGACAAAAATATTGTTTGAAAAATACAAGAATCACTGGTATTGGGGAAACCCACATAAAGGACAAGCCTACAG gtgtggagaaaagaaccAGCCATTCATTGTAACAAAGCTGGAGGAACAGAACTCTATTATGGAAATCTTCAAGCAGATCAGCAATGCTGCAGAGCGAGTTACCTCTGATTATTTCTCTGGTATGTCCTCTGATGAGGAAGGTTGTAACAAGGAAAGGAATACAATTTGTGCCATGCACAATACAAATGGAAACGAGGAAAGCTTCACTGCAGCATTAGAAAGACAGACCATACCAATTGTGAGCAATCCAAACAGTATATACAAGCTAGAAGGAATCCCTGGTGTGCCTCAAAACATCCCCACTGTGATTAATCCAAAGAGCATCTACCAG TATGACTATCACACACACCCCTCAGCTGGCTGGCCCAGATTCATTCGCAGGAAGCCATTTGTCGAAGATTGTAATGGCTGTTATCCTGCCCAGAAAATCTACAAAATGTACAGCGTTTCCAATATGTTAATGGTTCCCCACGTTGATCGGTATCACTGGGTGAATACTAAGCGATGA